The sequence CCAGTACCAAAGCCACAAGATTGTCTTTTTCATTTTGAGCCATGATCACGCAGGGTTGTTCAGGCTTGTAGGCGCTAACCGTCCCCATCTCAGCAAACACCGTTGCATTCGCTTCCCGAATTGTTTTTAGTTTCGGGTAAATGTATTCCAGAAATTCCTGTTTGGATTCCAAGGGTTGAAATACGTTCTGTGACTCATAGACAAAGTCCTCAGCAAGTAGCGCTTCTAGATGTGCTGGGTCTAGGGTGTTCATCATTCGAGCATAAGCCCGCAGAGCGTCAACTTCTGTCATTTTCACAAACCTCCCATCACTTTCAGTTGTCGTTCCCGCGAAAGGTATCCAACAACAGTTGTATTTCTTGGAAGGCAAGGCCTACCATCTTTGCTGGCATATTCATTTCTGAACGTTTTGTCACGTCCAACTAATAGATTGAAAATAATTTCATTAGAATTACTATTTCTCAGTTGTTTCAGCTTAGCTTGTCGAAACTTGCCTCAACTATTTTCAACAGCATTGAAATTGGAGATGACATGACAACTAAAGAATTAGTCCAAAAAGGGTACGACTGCTTTGCCACTGGAGACATGGACACTTTTCGCACTTTGTTCCACAGTGATGTGATTGTGAAAACAAACGGAATGCACAAATTTTCTGGAACTCACAAGGGTTTTGATGCTTGGTTAAACGACATGCTCATGCAGATCCCAACGCATTTTGATAATTTTAAAGTTGAACCCAAACTTATGATTGCTGAAGGTGAGTATGTTTTTGTGTTAGTGCACGGGACTGCGACCGGAATGGACGCTGATTTCGGTCATCTTTTCAAAGTTCAAAATGAAAAGATATCTGAGTTTCATATCTTAGATGACTCCCAAAAATGGGCCGCCACAATGAAGGCCATGTAACTTCTTCTCGTTGAACCGCAGTTCCACATTCAAGTGGAACTGCAACTCTAATCCACAAATGACTGCGGCTGCCTGCATCACCTCCCAAAGTTACTACTGCCAGCCTCTCGACTTCATTTCTGACCGTACCCAGTCATTGTGCTGGATAACGACTCAACGTCTGGGTCAATCCACCAGCAGCTACCAGCCTTGTAGCTTGGCAAATAGCTGCTCTGACACCAGCGGCAGACCGTTGCTTCGAAAAAGTCATATCGATACGCCAGTTAATTTGGTGTTCGG comes from SAR324 cluster bacterium and encodes:
- a CDS encoding nuclear transport factor 2 family protein, which produces MTEVDALRAYARMMNTLDPAHLEALLAEDFVYESQNVFQPLESKQEFLEYIYPKLKTIREANATVFAEMGTVSAYKPEQPCVIMAQNEKDNLVALVLVKLEDQLIKRLDLCIVPPPQTANWSGESPE
- a CDS encoding nuclear transport factor 2 family protein, with protein sequence MTTKELVQKGYDCFATGDMDTFRTLFHSDVIVKTNGMHKFSGTHKGFDAWLNDMLMQIPTHFDNFKVEPKLMIAEGEYVFVLVHGTATGMDADFGHLFKVQNEKISEFHILDDSQKWAATMKAM